A portion of the Cellulophaga algicola DSM 14237 genome contains these proteins:
- a CDS encoding glycosyltransferase: MKIKVLFILPSLRAGGAERVMSFISQSIDKNKFAPTLLVIESESESVYEIEGIPCVYLSKKRTLNAFGAIFNFLRKEKPDVVLSTLAHVNTMMAIQSIWFRKIKFIGREANVLSVLGKIQKNNSLLHKVFSAKKFYNLLDILICQSEDMKNDMIANYNLKPENITVINNPISDKFNLKEKNTISEVPNFITVGALEKRKGHERILESLSMLDFNFKYTIVGKGSEKENIELKAAKLGLSNKIKFIPFSNDINTYLHESNLFLLGSFVEGFPNALIEAIATGTKAIVFNCPGGINEILEPGINGYIAETKEEYSHYIKMALNENSDPKVIAKGVRERYDRDKILKLYENLFLKLNER, from the coding sequence TTGAAAATTAAAGTTCTATTTATTCTACCATCGCTGAGAGCAGGAGGCGCAGAAAGAGTCATGTCATTTATCTCTCAATCAATTGATAAAAATAAGTTTGCACCTACTCTACTTGTTATTGAAAGTGAATCTGAAAGTGTTTATGAAATTGAAGGTATACCTTGCGTTTATTTATCAAAAAAAAGAACTTTAAATGCTTTTGGCGCTATATTTAATTTCTTAAGAAAAGAAAAACCAGATGTAGTTTTGAGCACACTTGCTCATGTAAACACCATGATGGCCATACAATCTATTTGGTTTAGAAAAATTAAATTTATAGGTCGTGAAGCAAATGTGCTGAGTGTATTAGGAAAAATACAAAAAAACAATAGTTTGCTACATAAAGTATTTTCTGCAAAAAAATTTTATAATTTGCTTGACATTCTCATTTGTCAATCTGAAGATATGAAAAATGACATGATTGCTAATTATAATTTAAAACCAGAAAATATAACTGTAATTAACAATCCAATTTCTGATAAATTCAATTTAAAAGAAAAGAACACTATAAGCGAAGTACCCAATTTTATAACGGTAGGCGCTTTAGAGAAAAGAAAGGGACATGAAAGGATATTAGAATCTCTTTCGATGCTTGATTTTAATTTTAAATACACTATTGTAGGAAAGGGTTCTGAAAAAGAAAATATTGAATTAAAAGCTGCTAAATTAGGCTTGAGCAATAAGATTAAATTTATTCCTTTTTCCAATGATATTAACACCTATTTACACGAAAGTAATCTATTCTTATTGGGGTCTTTTGTTGAAGGTTTTCCTAATGCTTTAATTGAGGCCATTGCTACAGGAACAAAGGCTATAGTATTCAACTGCCCTGGAGGAATCAATGAAATATTAGAGCCAGGAATTAATGGATATATAGCAGAAACTAAAGAAGAATATTCTCACTATATTAAGATGGCTTTAAATGAAAATTCAGATCCTAAGGTAATAGCAAAAGGTGTTAGGGAGCGATACGATCGTGATAAAATCTTAAAATTATACGAAAATTTATTTTTGAAACTTAACGAAAGATGA
- a CDS encoding NeuD/PglB/VioB family sugar acetyltransferase, protein MKNAVILGGGTYGEVFLTYLTEQNFNVIGFIDDNKESLGKLIHGVPVLGDFKDLIKNNFAQKVHQVFCPIGDNIVRTKYLGILNREGFETPNFIHDTALINKDVQIGNGVYLLPGVMIMPHTKLEDYVIISMGSHIAHHTLIKRGTFISTGVNIGAGILIKRKAFLGISSTIMTGVKVIGENTVIGSGAVVIRDVEDNHVVAGVPAKTLKIRVPINDDEPQLDKPKIKDLKLLGYSLQCLNLRTKDDNDTYKTNLKNFIGYDAFYKTELFSVNNTETEHLKYFTLKKKNIIIALMPFSLRKIILHDKDTTYYDASSFYGYSGPLFNEEITGSDIDIFWHLVDDWYKNNKVITEFLRFNLEGNYKQYSGNLIPTLNNVKGKILTDETQQWDGFIPKVRNNYRKAIANGLHSKIYHGQIEESTIETFYDIYISTMDRNNADSTYYFSLSYFKNLILSNPSSTAIILIFKDETPISSELILLNRDTMYSFLGGTLQSHFDFRPNDFLKMEAIKWGRENGYANYILGGGRANEDSLYKYKKTFFPKNEDAIYYTGRKILNEVVYEKLTTLAKKHTYKINKQDILQDFFPLYRKE, encoded by the coding sequence ATGAAAAATGCCGTAATATTGGGTGGAGGTACTTATGGTGAAGTATTTTTAACCTATTTAACAGAACAAAATTTTAATGTCATTGGTTTTATTGATGATAATAAAGAGAGCCTTGGAAAATTGATCCATGGTGTTCCTGTTTTAGGTGATTTTAAAGATTTAATTAAAAATAACTTTGCTCAAAAAGTACATCAGGTATTTTGCCCAATTGGAGATAATATTGTTAGAACAAAATATTTAGGAATCTTAAATAGAGAAGGCTTTGAAACTCCTAACTTTATCCATGATACTGCTTTAATTAATAAAGATGTACAAATAGGTAATGGTGTTTATTTATTACCGGGAGTAATGATTATGCCACATACCAAATTAGAAGACTATGTGATCATAAGCATGGGGAGCCATATTGCGCATCATACCCTAATCAAAAGAGGAACATTTATTTCTACAGGAGTTAACATTGGAGCAGGAATACTTATAAAAAGAAAAGCTTTCTTAGGGATTAGCTCTACCATAATGACTGGAGTAAAAGTTATTGGAGAAAATACGGTGATTGGATCAGGAGCGGTAGTCATTAGAGATGTTGAAGATAACCATGTAGTAGCAGGAGTTCCTGCAAAAACACTTAAAATTAGAGTTCCAATAAACGATGATGAACCACAACTAGATAAGCCTAAAATTAAAGACCTTAAACTTTTAGGATATAGTTTACAATGTTTAAATCTTAGAACTAAAGATGATAATGATACCTATAAAACAAATTTAAAAAACTTTATAGGTTATGATGCTTTTTATAAAACAGAATTATTTAGCGTAAATAATACCGAAACAGAGCATTTGAAATATTTTACATTAAAGAAAAAAAATATAATAATTGCACTAATGCCGTTCTCTTTGCGTAAAATTATTTTACATGATAAAGACACCACCTATTATGATGCAAGCTCATTTTATGGGTATAGTGGTCCGCTATTTAATGAAGAGATAACAGGAAGTGACATTGATATCTTTTGGCATTTAGTGGATGATTGGTATAAAAACAACAAAGTAATTACGGAGTTTCTACGGTTTAATTTAGAGGGCAACTATAAACAGTATTCCGGAAATTTAATCCCGACACTTAACAATGTAAAAGGAAAAATTTTAACTGATGAAACACAGCAATGGGATGGTTTTATTCCTAAAGTGAGAAATAATTACCGCAAGGCAATTGCCAATGGTTTACATTCAAAAATTTACCACGGCCAAATAGAAGAAAGTACGATAGAAACTTTTTATGACATCTATATTAGTACTATGGACCGAAATAATGCGGATAGTACCTATTACTTTAGTTTAAGTTATTTTAAAAATTTAATTCTCTCGAATCCCAGCAGTACCGCAATTATTTTAATATTTAAAGACGAAACACCTATTTCATCAGAGCTAATATTATTAAACAGAGATACCATGTACTCTTTTCTTGGAGGAACTTTACAAAGTCATTTTGATTTTAGACCAAATGATTTTCTAAAAATGGAAGCCATTAAATGGGGACGTGAAAATGGATATGCCAATTACATATTGGGTGGAGGAAGAGCAAATGAGGATAGTTTATATAAATACAAAAAAACGTTCTTTCCAAAAAATGAGGATGCAATATACTATACTGGAAGAAAAATACTCAATGAAGTGGTCTATGAAAAACTAACTACGCTTGCTAAAAAACATACTTATAAAATAAATAAACAAGATATACTCCAAGATTTTTTCCCGTTATATCGGAAAGAGTAA
- a CDS encoding serine O-acetyltransferase, with translation MINSKADLKKYIEADKIAKNIDDSSIKSKIQSFLYPEPIWKFQKLLRKTEYYQNKNKNIFEKVYFYLLLMKYKKLSLNLGYSIPRNVFGPGLAIMHYGTIVINSKTKIGKNCRIHVCVNIGASGGKPEAPQIGDNVYIGPGAKIYGDISIANNIAIAANASVGKSFTEENIVIGGVPAKKIKEFDIKTILKHL, from the coding sequence ATGATTAATTCCAAAGCTGATTTAAAAAAATATATTGAAGCTGATAAAATCGCAAAAAATATTGATGACTCTAGTATCAAAAGCAAGATTCAGTCATTCTTATATCCAGAACCTATCTGGAAATTTCAAAAACTTTTAAGAAAAACTGAATATTATCAAAATAAAAACAAAAACATATTTGAGAAAGTATACTTCTACTTACTTCTTATGAAGTACAAAAAATTATCTCTTAATTTAGGATATTCTATACCAAGAAATGTTTTTGGTCCTGGATTAGCAATCATGCATTACGGTACAATAGTAATTAATAGTAAAACTAAAATTGGAAAAAATTGCAGAATACATGTCTGCGTAAATATTGGTGCATCGGGAGGAAAACCAGAAGCTCCTCAAATAGGTGATAATGTATACATTGGACCAGGCGCTAAAATTTACGGAGATATCTCAATTGCGAACAATATTGCTATAGCGGCTAATGCAAGTGTCGGTAAATCTTTTACTGAAGAAAATATCGTTATTGGTGGGGTTCCCGCAAAAAAAATTAAAGAATTTGATATTAAAACAATCCTAAAACATTTATAA
- a CDS encoding glycosyltransferase family 4 protein, giving the protein MKKKIIRITTVPQSLGGLLTGQLKFMKDYYDVIGISSNEQVLKNVGVKEGINVIPLEMTRSITPFKDLKAIIDLYKILKKEKPFIVHSHTPKAGMVAMIASKFARVPNRLHTIAGLPLLEATGLKRTLLNTVEKITYGCATKIYPNSYGLKKIILEERFTIDKKLKVIGNGSSNGIDTSIFDPKLYTEEQKKQLKKSLNINDNDVIYTFVGRLVKDKGINELVAAFNQLEKEKENVKLLLVGAYESELDPLSPDTLLFIEKNLNIINVGWQNDVRPYFSISNFLTFPSYREGFPNVVLQASAMKLYSIVTDINGCNEIIIEGLNGTIIPTKNTKVLYTKMFNLHDKNIADIDLEKCRSLIIEKYERTFVWKKLLEEYQSLENEIN; this is encoded by the coding sequence ATGAAGAAAAAAATTATTAGAATTACAACAGTACCTCAATCTTTAGGCGGCCTTTTAACAGGACAATTAAAATTTATGAAGGATTATTATGATGTAATAGGAATATCTAGTAATGAACAAGTTTTAAAAAATGTAGGAGTAAAAGAAGGAATAAACGTAATTCCTCTAGAAATGACCAGATCAATAACTCCTTTTAAAGATTTGAAAGCCATCATTGATTTATACAAAATACTTAAAAAAGAAAAGCCTTTCATCGTTCATAGTCATACACCAAAAGCAGGAATGGTTGCTATGATTGCTTCAAAATTTGCAAGAGTTCCTAATAGGTTACATACTATTGCTGGTTTACCGCTATTAGAGGCTACCGGTCTCAAAAGAACGCTTTTAAATACTGTTGAAAAAATCACATATGGGTGTGCTACTAAAATTTATCCCAACTCATATGGATTAAAAAAAATAATATTAGAAGAGAGATTCACAATCGATAAAAAATTGAAAGTCATAGGAAATGGCAGTTCTAATGGTATAGATACCTCTATTTTTGATCCAAAACTTTATACTGAAGAACAAAAAAAACAACTTAAAAAATCATTAAATATAAATGATAATGATGTTATTTACACTTTCGTAGGTAGGCTAGTTAAGGATAAAGGAATTAATGAATTGGTTGCTGCGTTTAATCAATTAGAGAAAGAAAAAGAAAATGTAAAATTATTATTGGTAGGCGCTTATGAATCAGAATTAGATCCTTTGAGCCCTGATACATTACTTTTTATCGAAAAAAACTTAAATATTATAAATGTTGGTTGGCAAAACGATGTAAGACCTTATTTTTCAATTTCAAATTTCCTTACATTTCCTAGTTATAGGGAGGGTTTTCCAAATGTCGTACTTCAAGCTAGTGCTATGAAATTATATAGTATTGTTACTGATATAAATGGTTGTAATGAAATCATTATAGAAGGTCTAAATGGAACAATTATTCCTACTAAAAACACAAAAGTATTATATACTAAAATGTTTAATCTACATGACAAAAATATTGCAGATATAGATCTTGAAAAATGTAGAAGCCTAATAATTGAAAAATATGAAAGAACTTTTGTTTGGAAAAAACTCCTTGAAGAATATCAAAGTTTAGAAAATGAAATTAATTAA
- a CDS encoding sugar transferase, with product MKLIKFINRTMYKKFLKRIIDFCIALALLFILSPIFFSLIIINAIINGNPFFTQLRPGKNEIIFQVIKFKTMNDKKDKNNIILPDNERLTKFGIFLRKTSLDEIPQLINVLKGDMSLIGPRPLLVQYLPYYNTKEKLRHTVRPGITGLAQISGRNFISWEEKFKFDIEYVNKVSLLLDLRIILQTISKVINRKDVAVATNEVSEYFDAYRKKQFRNV from the coding sequence ATGAAATTAATTAAGTTCATCAATAGAACTATGTACAAAAAGTTTTTAAAACGAATTATAGATTTCTGTATCGCACTAGCCCTGTTATTTATTTTATCCCCTATTTTTTTTAGTTTAATTATAATTAACGCAATTATAAACGGGAATCCTTTTTTTACACAACTTAGACCTGGAAAAAATGAAATAATTTTTCAAGTTATAAAGTTTAAAACAATGAACGATAAAAAAGATAAGAACAATATTATCTTACCCGATAATGAAAGATTAACTAAATTTGGCATCTTTTTAAGAAAGACATCTTTAGATGAGATACCACAATTAATAAATGTACTCAAAGGAGACATGAGCCTTATAGGTCCAAGACCACTTTTAGTACAATATTTACCATATTACAATACCAAAGAAAAATTGAGACATACGGTTAGGCCTGGAATAACTGGATTAGCCCAAATTTCAGGTAGAAATTTTATTTCATGGGAAGAAAAATTTAAATTTGATATAGAATATGTTAATAAAGTTTCACTGCTATTGGATTTAAGAATAATATTACAAACTATTTCAAAAGTCATTAATCGCAAAGACGTAGCAGTTGCAACAAACGAAGTAAGTGAATACTTTGACGCTTACAGAAAAAAACAATTTAGAAATGTATAA
- a CDS encoding O-antigen ligase family protein has protein sequence MDKLKYLIYIFFYVPIFYSCLNLQVFITNFISVSLGQISAYLMIAFIFAGILLVLKKSEEKAPLIKLWIAFYFLYYTFSLIASAVLGNEADILKTLVYITYFLGFSVLLSIPEYRKLTLKVLTITFFTTTLLLIYFKFINFSVDVSGIYEYNLDRAGGVYGDANNAAVSSLLSFIFINQSLKNSKNKYLKYIKLVGMLISFYAVLLTFSKTGFVVALLVIMLVNYKLFTPKRILFTIIFVPILLIGSINLALSSGKLSTVQQTRVENIASILTLETDNVGLSGRDYLLQNMLNYINENPIIGNGLRFSNIIRGHNTILGVWADAGIFTFIFFIILLITYVKSSFTSNSNVKYFSLAILCTLYIFMLSLQTIINQGYIMVVFVYLAYNINDNQIKKHEYKP, from the coding sequence ATGGATAAATTAAAATATTTAATTTACATTTTCTTCTATGTGCCGATATTTTATAGTTGTTTAAATTTACAGGTTTTCATAACGAATTTTATATCTGTAAGTCTTGGTCAAATATCTGCTTATTTAATGATAGCATTTATTTTTGCAGGTATTCTTTTGGTGTTGAAAAAAAGCGAAGAAAAAGCTCCATTAATAAAATTATGGATTGCTTTTTATTTTTTATATTATACGTTTTCACTAATTGCAAGCGCAGTTCTAGGGAACGAAGCTGACATTTTAAAAACACTGGTTTATATAACCTATTTTTTAGGATTTTCTGTTCTTTTAAGTATTCCAGAGTATAGAAAACTTACATTAAAAGTATTAACTATTACATTTTTCACCACTACATTGTTATTAATTTACTTCAAATTTATTAATTTCTCAGTAGATGTCAGCGGTATTTATGAATATAACTTAGATAGAGCTGGTGGAGTATATGGAGATGCCAACAATGCTGCGGTATCTTCTTTGCTTTCATTCATATTTATAAATCAAAGTTTAAAAAATTCCAAAAATAAATACCTTAAATATATTAAGCTAGTAGGAATGCTCATTTCATTCTATGCCGTCTTATTGACTTTTTCTAAAACTGGATTTGTCGTTGCATTGTTAGTAATAATGCTTGTTAATTATAAATTATTTACACCTAAAAGAATATTATTTACAATAATTTTTGTGCCCATCCTTTTAATAGGCTCCATAAACCTTGCTCTTAGTAGTGGAAAACTATCTACGGTTCAACAAACTCGTGTCGAAAATATAGCAAGTATTTTAACATTAGAAACAGATAATGTTGGTTTATCTGGGCGAGATTACCTTTTACAAAACATGTTAAACTACATCAATGAAAACCCAATAATTGGCAATGGACTAAGGTTCTCAAATATTATCAGAGGACATAATACAATTCTAGGAGTATGGGCAGATGCTGGAATATTTACATTCATATTTTTTATAATTCTACTTATTACTTATGTAAAATCCTCATTTACATCTAACAGTAATGTAAAATACTTTTCTTTAGCAATACTTTGCACATTATATATTTTCATGTTGAGCTTACAGACCATAATAAATCAAGGCTACATAATGGTAGTATTTGTTTATTTAGCATATAACATTAACGACAATCAAATAAAAAAACATGAGTATAAACCCTGA
- a CDS encoding ATP-grasp fold amidoligase family protein, whose product MSINPEYYKTPEYNIFNKIIRSFYNFYRYNILSDEKYVKRRFLKAHGFELDLENPKTLNEKINCLKLNDRRPLHTELADKLSVREYIKKNIGEEYLVPLLFSTNKVDDIKPENLPEAPFIIKANHDSSGGIVIIDKASANWDEIRQELNRRLALNYYDRSKEWQYKNIEKKIIIEDLLIDEGGKAPKDYKFHILNHKTETISVDASRGSIEHKRNWYNSKWERSPFYWPSYKNGKPYAIPADYEIKRPYNLNKMITLSEILSKEFPYVRVDWYEVDNKLYFGEITFHHDSGYSPIIEKEWDIKLGEKLKL is encoded by the coding sequence ATGAGTATAAACCCTGAATATTATAAAACGCCAGAATATAATATATTTAACAAAATAATTAGAAGTTTCTATAACTTTTATAGGTATAATATTTTATCTGATGAAAAATATGTAAAAAGAAGGTTTTTAAAAGCACATGGATTTGAACTAGATTTAGAAAATCCTAAAACTTTAAATGAAAAAATAAATTGCTTAAAATTAAATGATAGAAGGCCATTACATACTGAGTTAGCGGATAAATTAAGCGTTAGAGAATATATTAAAAAAAATATAGGGGAAGAATACTTAGTCCCTTTATTATTTTCAACAAATAAAGTTGATGATATAAAACCTGAAAATTTACCAGAAGCTCCATTCATTATAAAGGCAAATCACGATAGCTCTGGAGGAATCGTAATTATAGATAAAGCAAGTGCAAATTGGGATGAAATTAGGCAAGAACTTAATAGAAGACTTGCTTTAAATTACTACGACAGAAGCAAAGAATGGCAATATAAAAATATTGAGAAAAAAATAATTATTGAGGATTTATTAATTGATGAAGGAGGAAAAGCTCCAAAAGATTATAAATTTCATATTCTAAATCATAAAACAGAGACAATTTCTGTGGATGCTAGTAGAGGATCAATAGAGCATAAAAGAAATTGGTATAACTCGAAATGGGAAAGATCTCCTTTTTATTGGCCCTCCTATAAAAACGGAAAGCCCTATGCTATTCCCGCAGATTATGAAATAAAAAGGCCCTACAATTTAAATAAAATGATTACACTATCTGAAATACTGTCAAAAGAATTTCCTTATGTTAGAGTTGATTGGTATGAAGTTGATAATAAATTATATTTTGGCGAAATAACTTTTCATCATGATTCAGGTTATAGTCCTATAATTGAAAAAGAATGGGATATAAAACTAGGTGAAAAATTAAAATTATAA
- a CDS encoding glycosyltransferase, giving the protein MKILQAINSLATGGAEKLVIDLIDKLSLKGFEVSLLLLDGGDSVFLKKLKSKHPKIKIYALGENKNIYKPKNILKIRAIIKNYDLVHVHLFPMFYWVAFANFFKFKPCKLLFTEHNTTNKRRNKKSIKLVEKFIYKQYDKIITISDAVDVNLKEHLSPSYDKRIELVYNGINLEEIKKANPLDLSEFNIPINSKIILQVSSFTAQKSQDIAIKALVKLPENFHLILIGDGVTKETNLNLAKEINVLDRAHFLGVRGDVPQFLKTVDFVVLASKYEGLSLASVEGLASGKPFLASNSPGLKEVVENAGILFENEDDLSAKILELNNDHKFYNEIVLKCKTKSENYNIEKMVDAYVKIYNSLLK; this is encoded by the coding sequence ATGAAAATTTTACAAGCAATAAATTCTTTAGCCACTGGAGGTGCTGAAAAATTGGTAATAGATTTAATAGATAAACTTTCTCTAAAAGGTTTTGAAGTATCTCTACTATTATTAGACGGAGGCGACAGTGTTTTTTTGAAAAAGTTAAAAAGTAAACATCCAAAAATTAAAATTTACGCACTTGGTGAAAATAAAAATATTTACAAACCAAAAAATATTCTAAAAATTAGAGCTATTATTAAAAATTACGATCTTGTTCATGTTCATTTATTCCCTATGTTCTACTGGGTAGCATTTGCAAATTTTTTCAAATTTAAACCTTGTAAATTACTATTTACGGAACATAATACAACTAATAAAAGAAGAAATAAAAAAAGTATAAAATTAGTTGAAAAATTTATTTACAAGCAATATGATAAAATAATAACAATTTCTGACGCCGTAGATGTAAATCTAAAGGAACACTTATCACCTTCTTACGATAAACGTATAGAATTAGTTTACAATGGAATAAATTTAGAAGAAATAAAAAAGGCTAATCCCTTAGACTTATCTGAGTTTAATATTCCTATAAATTCTAAAATAATTTTACAAGTATCAAGTTTTACCGCTCAAAAAAGTCAGGATATTGCTATAAAGGCATTAGTGAAACTTCCAGAAAATTTTCATCTAATATTAATTGGAGATGGAGTTACAAAAGAAACGAATCTCAATTTAGCTAAAGAAATAAATGTTTTAGACAGAGCACATTTTCTAGGGGTAAGAGGTGATGTTCCTCAATTCTTAAAAACCGTAGACTTTGTGGTTTTAGCATCTAAATATGAAGGATTATCTCTTGCTAGTGTAGAAGGACTTGCATCAGGAAAACCTTTTTTAGCGTCAAATTCACCTGGATTAAAAGAAGTCGTAGAAAATGCCGGAATTTTATTCGAAAATGAAGATGACCTTTCAGCAAAAATTTTAGAACTAAATAATGACCATAAATTTTATAATGAGATAGTTCTCAAATGTAAAACTAAATCTGAAAACTATAACATTGAAAAAATGGTGGATGCTTATGTTAAAATATATAATAGTTTACTAAAATAG
- a CDS encoding acetyltransferase, which produces MKKIIVFGASGHAKVVIDIIEEQNQYEIFGLIDSYKAKDSCLFEYKILGSEDALKKIVSDNNIYGIVIAIGDNCTRKSIVNKVRTICPDLHFINAIHPNAILGKNVALGEGNVIMPGVIVNSDTTIGDSCIVNTNASVGHDSILKDFSSVSPGVKIGGNLELGFCSAISIGATVIENITIGDHTIIGAAAVVTKNFPDCVVAYGSPAKIIRARTEDDRYLFSRAERKGNRAVLKYEE; this is translated from the coding sequence ATGAAAAAAATTATTGTTTTTGGAGCTTCAGGTCATGCTAAAGTAGTTATTGATATTATCGAGGAGCAAAATCAATATGAGATTTTTGGACTTATTGACTCGTACAAGGCTAAAGATTCTTGTCTCTTTGAATATAAAATTTTAGGAAGTGAAGATGCGCTAAAGAAAATCGTCTCAGATAATAATATCTATGGTATCGTTATTGCTATTGGCGATAATTGTACTCGAAAAAGTATAGTAAATAAAGTGCGTACTATTTGTCCGGATTTACATTTTATCAATGCAATTCATCCAAATGCTATTTTAGGAAAAAATGTAGCTTTAGGTGAAGGTAACGTTATTATGCCTGGCGTAATTGTGAATAGCGATACTACTATTGGTGACTCTTGTATTGTGAATACCAACGCTAGTGTAGGCCATGATAGTATTTTAAAAGATTTTTCAAGCGTTTCTCCTGGGGTAAAAATAGGAGGAAACCTTGAGCTTGGATTTTGTAGTGCTATTTCTATTGGAGCTACAGTTATAGAGAACATTACTATAGGAGATCATACCATTATTGGTGCTGCCGCTGTTGTTACTAAAAACTTTCCTGATTGTGTAGTTGCTTATGGTAGTCCAGCAAAGATTATTAGAGCGCGTACAGAAGATGATCGTTATCTTTTTTCCAGGGCTGAAAGAAAAGGCAATAGAGCGGTATTAAAATACGAAGAATAG
- a CDS encoding sugar transferase, translated as MYKILVKRILDIIIAAFAFLLLSPFFISVALILLFTNNGKPFFFHPRPGKDGKIFKVIKFKSMNDKKDENGEFLPFHLRVTKFGNFIRKYSLDEIPQLLNVLKGDMSLIGPRPLLVQYLPLYNTEQARRHDLKPGITGWAQVNGRNAISWEKKFELDVWYVDHISFFLDVKILLLTLKKVLIREGVNASENVNMTTFTGSNN; from the coding sequence ATGTATAAAATACTAGTAAAGCGAATATTGGATATTATAATAGCTGCTTTTGCTTTTTTACTTTTATCACCTTTTTTTATAAGCGTAGCTTTAATTTTATTATTTACCAATAATGGAAAACCTTTTTTCTTTCATCCTAGACCAGGAAAGGATGGAAAAATATTTAAAGTGATAAAGTTCAAATCTATGAACGACAAAAAGGATGAGAATGGTGAATTTCTACCTTTTCATTTAAGAGTTACCAAGTTTGGTAATTTTATCCGAAAATATTCTTTAGATGAAATACCGCAACTCTTAAATGTTCTCAAAGGAGATATGAGCTTAATAGGCCCTAGGCCTCTTTTAGTACAATATTTACCTTTATATAATACAGAACAAGCAAGAAGACATGATCTAAAACCGGGCATAACAGGCTGGGCGCAAGTAAATGGTAGAAACGCCATCTCGTGGGAGAAAAAATTTGAACTCGATGTTTGGTATGTTGATCATATTTCATTTTTTTTAGATGTTAAAATTTTATTATTAACGCTAAAAAAGGTGCTAATTAGAGAAGGGGTAAATGCGAGTGAAAATGTAAATATGACTACCTTTACAGGGAGTAACAACTAA